One Setaria italica strain Yugu1 chromosome II, Setaria_italica_v2.0, whole genome shotgun sequence DNA segment encodes these proteins:
- the LOC101754940 gene encoding E3 ubiquitin-protein ligase ATL6, which translates to METTLLRSNGRLLPLFLLLLAVADFTAAQGPQQTNGQTPYTNFSPSMAIVIVVLIAAFFFLGFFSIYVRHCYGDGSSGYSASPAPNGAAARSRRQRGLDAAVLETFPTMAYADVKAHKAGKGALECAVCLSEFDDDETLRLLPKCSHVFHPDCIDTWLASHVTCPVCRANLVPDPNEPADDDAPAELPPAPAQELPSPASAPAAPAAVVIDVEETEEQRIIREEADELMRIGSVKRALRSKSGRAPARFPRSHSTGHSLAAAASATGSAAAERFTLRLPDHVLRDLAAAGKLQRTTSLVAFRASRGGSTRRGASVRTIGGEGGSSRGGRSIRLGQSGRWPSFLARTFSARLPAWGSRSTRRGVEADGSAKGGRAAGAGAKSVEYDDQACAAGQRV; encoded by the coding sequence ATGGAAACGACACTCCTCCGTAGCAATggccgcctccttcccctctTCCTTCTTTTGCTCGCGGTCGCTGATTTCACGGCGGCGCAGGGGCCGCAGCAGACGAACGGACAGACGCCCTACACCAACTTCAGCCCGTCCATGGCCATCGTCATCGTGGTGCTGAtcgcggccttcttcttcctcggcttCTTCTCCATCTACGTCCGCCACTGCTACGGCGACGGCTCGAGCGGCTACTCCGCGAGCCCTGCCCcgaacggcgccgccgcgcggtcgCGGCGCCAGCGCGGGCTCGACGCGGCGGTGCTCGAGACCTTCCCCACCATGGCGTACGCCGACGTGAAGGCGCACAAGGCCGGCAAGGGCGCGCTCGAGTGCGCGGTGTGCCTCAGCGAgttcgacgacgacgagacgCTGCGCCTGCTGCCCAAGTGCTCCCACGTGTTCCACCCGGACTGCATCGACACCTGGCTCGCCTCCCACGTCACCTGCCCCGTCTGCCGCGCCAACCTCGTCCCGGACCCCAACGAaccggccgacgacgacgcgccggCAGAGCTGCCGCCAGCTCCCGCTCAAGAATTGCCGTCGCCCGCGTCCGCGCCGGCTGCTCCCGCGGCGGTGGTCATTGATGTGGAGGAGACGGAGGAGCAGAGGATTATCAGAGAGGAGGCCGACGAGTTGATGCGCATCGGCAGCGTCAAGCGCGCGCTGCGCTCCAAGTCCGGCCGCGCGCCAGCGCGGTTCCCGCGCTCGCACTCGACGGGGCActcgctcgccgcggcggcgtccgccaCCGGCAGCGCTGCCGCCGAGAGGTTCACGCTGCGGCTGCCCGACCACGTGCTCCGGGACCTCGCCGCGGCGGGGAAGCTGCAGCGCACCACGAGCCTCGTCGCGTTCCGCGCCAGCCGGGGCGGTAGCACGCGCCGTGGCGCCAGCGTCAGGACCatcggcggcgaaggcggcagCAGCCGCGGCGGGAGGAGCATCCGGCTGGGCCAGTCCGGGCGGTGGCCGTCGTTCCTGGCGCGGACGTTCTCCGCGAGGCTCCCCGCGTGGGGGTCGCGGTCGACGCGGAGGGGCGTCGAGGCCGACGGGTCGGCCAAGGGCGGCagggcggccggcgcaggcgcgaaGTCAGTGGAATACGACGACCAGGCGTGCGCGGCGGGGCAACGTGTTTGA